The stretch of DNA AAGGCTAAAGGTCCAAGTCCAGCTGGTATTTCAGGCATAGTAATGTCACAGGGGAGGAACTAGAAAGGCATGCCATATAACATTAACTGCCATGGTAATTAGTTCGTTATAtagaaaatgtgaagaaagaGCTTTGGTATAGTGTGGTGAAAATAGCTAGATTGGTTTGAATCCAGGGACtggtatttatttctgtaaattgactgaaatgagaaatatatacTAGTATCTGGtcaaatatatgtaataaaaggAACTAAAAATTTAGATTCTTAGTGAAAtgatactcttattttttttaaagatttaatttatttattcatgagagacacacagagagaggcagagatataggcagagggaagagcatgctCCCggtggtgagcctgatgtgggactcgatcccaggactctgagatcatgacatgagccaaaggcagatactcaaccactgacccacccaggtgccccatgatatcctgtttaaaaacaaaacaaaacaaaacaaaacaaatatgaacTTGGAACTTAAGATTGTCCTTGTATGAGCTGAATGCTAAACTGGTATCCCAAAAACCCTTTATTTGTTAGCTTGCTTTCTGGATATGTCAGATTTGGTAGGGCATCAGTGAAAAAGATCAAAGATCcatgattttctttcattcattggACATTTTTGAATTGCTGTTTCTGTGGTTGgcattatgaataaaaaaaacccaaaaaccttaCCTTGACTGCTTTCTGTTTAATCCATTGACAGGCCTTTCTTCTTGCATTGTCAACAATGAGCTGAGAGCCTATCACTCTCATCTCTTTTACAAGGAGACTTCTCATCTGTTCCTCCGTCTGGGGAAGTTTGTCCTTCACCTTCCAGCTCTAATTTACATAGAATCTTTATGTTTACTCATTAAATTTCCTTAAACAATACTTCTGCAAGATGGCTTTTTCAGAATCTATACTCCCTTTTGTGACAGTATAAAAGAACTCATTAAACAGAACCTGGCAGGCAGGAAGAATTCAAATGCTGGCTAATTATCTACTTGTTAATTATTAGTCAATACCTTTAAGATACTCTGGTTGCTATCAATGTTATACAAATTCATTTCCTtgttaaaactatattttattgagagtaaaataaataattttgcctctttatgagaattaaatgccTAATATTCTGAAAAAGAGCCCCAGCCCTATGTGGTAGATAGTGCCATGGGGTCCATGTTCTAAggggaggaaattgaggcagaggGGATCAGTgaatttgcccaaggtctcagATGGGAGGTAGTGGAGCAGGGTTACCGACCACAAGCTGGCTTCAAGTCTATACCAGTGACCAATCTGTATCACCTAAGAAACCAGCTGATTTAGGACACAGTGCATGCTAGAATGGACTTGTGATTACCAGCCTGTGAAAGTGGACTCTGGGTTTATCTCATCTCTGTCTTTAGCTGACTTTCTGGTCTTGGGTAGGTCACAACTTCTCCAGATCTTGATTTCTTACctccagaagttaaaaaaaaaaaaaaaaaaggaaatactgaatcaaatgatcttttttttttatttttttttatttttttatttttttatgataggcacacagtgagagagaggcagagacacaggcagaggaagaagcaggctccatgcagcggaagcccaacgtgggatttgatcccgggtctccaggatcgcgccctgggccaaaggcaggcgctaaaccactgcgccacccagggatccccaaatgatCTTTTTACTTGTTGCCCTTAGCTCAAACTCTGAATCTTTATTGTGAGTCAACCAGGAAGAAGGAGgagtacattattattattaatagccGTTCATTATTAAGGAAAAAGGATACCTGCTTTTGAGAAAGAGTTTTTGATGCTTCTAAAGGAAGCCTGAAGGGCAAACTGTAACAGATCTGCAGAGGACTTGGGAAGAaacccaagaaagaaaaagaaagatgagggaCCCGACGTGGTGCTCATCtagaacaatgaaaacaaaaacaaacagaacaaataaattagaggaaagaaaactatacAGCCCCCAAATAAAATAGACCATCTTAccaaaatttctttctcttcagaaTGAAGAAATACTGGAAAGCAGTCATGATGGGGAGAACCCTGGACGAGAGCAGCTTGAGAGTCCTGAAAATCTTTCCCCCACCAGGTAAGATTGCAGATCCCTGGCAGGAGTCATTTTAACTCCTTGGGGTGCAGGGGATGGATGGGAGGGTATCTTCTTGTTTTAAATCTCATTGCTCATTTTTCCTAGataaaatcacatatttattctatatgttaAGCTTTATTTATGTACCTGAGAACAAATTCATGGATCTCAGGGAGGCAACAAGCAAGAGTTACAGATGACTTATAAACCAAATTCCAAGGATAcccagtattttaaaaaacaaattatcaagaaaataataaagtaaactaATATTGGTAGATTGAATCAATGCTTTGAAAGCATTTAAAGGCAATAGGTTCCCCAAAGACCTAATTTATACAAATTCAATGCTATTTTTGGACTATAGGAAAAAGGTGTTTGCATTTATGTGAATACTCTGCAGTTCCAAAAGCCTAAATAGGGTGGTAAATACCAAAAGCATAAGGGGAAAtgcattgtttaaaaaatcttctttatACTCAAAATCTCCATCATTAGCTCTAGTCTAGCAATCATCACATTTTTTATCTCCACATCATTTAATTTACTGATTTATGAGCCACTCTTTTGCCCAGGGACTATAATACTTACTTAGCTCATAGCAGGCTTTCAAAATATGCCTGTAGAACTAATGAACCAATATCTTTAGGAACTTGCCACTTGATTAAAGCCCCTATTTGTTTAATTAGACTACTTTATACTCTTTAAGGTGTACTCAAGGAAACATGTGGGCTCTAACTGACTGAAATGTTATCTCTCAGTTATAATAAATGACCCACATCAGCATATCAGAAAGTGTTTTCAGTTGGGTTGCCTCAGAAAAGCACCACTTGACAATGTGTTCTGTTGTCCTTAAATgacagcatgtgtgtgtgtgtgtatacatacataaatatacatatatatttatgtatatataaataaatatatatttatatatacataaatatatatatattttttaaagagaatggaagtgtgagcagggaaggggacagagggagagggagaattctaagcaggctccacacgcagcatggagcccaacttggggctcagatctcatgactcagatcatgatgtgagctgaaatcaagagtctgatgcttaaccaactaagccttTTTTCCAggcactccagaaaaaaaaataataataattttaagcatTATGTGATAGCACTGTGCATAGTCCCTACCTTCAGAACTTCTGTTTTGGCTAGgaaaaaacacatgaaacaatTAATAGATAGTACAATAATATATGTGATTAAGTATAGGTTttgagaggagggcaggaagagatGCTTAATGGAAGAGCACAGTTAGGGTTGGATTTTCAAGACTTCAACAGATACAGGGGAAATGATGTTCCATTGGTTAACTTACACAAGCTGTGGTCATGAATGAAATTTAGTGGCAGTGGGAAAAATAAAGCTAcagggaataaagaagaaaaggaagattccATAAGGCTATGGGAACCAGGTAGAAGAGATTAGATTTGATGCTCAATACAGTAAGAAGCCTTTGAGGTCTGGAGCAAAAGAATATCTACAACCAAAAAAATCACTTCCAAGGTTTGAAAACATACCAAGATTGAATCACACCCTATCTTAGGCTAAGCACGGTGCAGGAATCAGGTAAAAAGCAGATGAGAACGTACTTTGCACAAATATACTGAAGCACACCTAAGAACGTTCCTGACATTAATAGACTAGAGCTTAATTTGAATCTACTTTCTGACACTTAATGAtatcaaataaaaggaaaatatgacccTTTCAAATGGTGTCTTATGGCACCATGACTACAGGTTTTCATCTCTTTCCTGAACAGTCTAGTAGAAGAGAATTCCCCCAACTTAGACATTCCAACATAACTCCTttaacaaacaaaagaagaaaaaaaaaaaagaagcattttagGTGATTCCATGCCAGAGGACACGATAATCCTCTAGCCTAGGCACAACAAGTCTGAACAGCAAAAGGATTAAGATTGTGTACTACAGACCTCCCTGACATTAAACAGAACAAGTTGGTGATATAAACAAACAGTGTCCACACAGGAGTTTAGAAAGTTTGTGAAAATACACACCTGCTGACAATTTGCAAGTTGTTTATTGGAaatcacagatttatttttaaaaactcactaaTTATTTTGCCATACAAGagcaaaattcaaataatataaatatttaacatactggtataaaattaataatatggaAAAAAGATGCAAATCAACCAAGAGGTAAAAAGGTTTTAGCAATAATACTGTGTAATACTGTGTACACATATACTCAAGTGACCATCCAGGCTGATAGTTATTTTCCCTTTGTTGACGATTTTTGAGACAGCCCTGCATTAGAGCACCAaaaagttttttccttctttttttaaaaggctggaaTCCTTTTATTTACAAATAGTCTTCTCAGTACTTTAAATCTACTGAAGGAAGCATCTAGCAATTTCCTTCTTATTAAAAAAGGAAGTGCCttcatatttcctttaaatttaaatctgtttATTCTATTctaagcaaaaatgaaaagatgaacacAGTTGAGGAGAGctcttttgcaaataaataattGCTTCACAAAAATATTGCTGTAAACAAGATAATTTCAAAGGCCAGAGAGACACTTATGTTTTCAACCAATGGAAAATTTAAACAGTTACAGGTATAGATACACAGGGTGTATGGCCAAAAGGCAAATGGTTATTAAAGAatcaaactaataaaaattaattataaaccAGCTTTGTCAAAATGTGATTTGGTTAcctatagttttttaaaattggtCAGAAAATTTAAACTGTAATGATCTAAAAATGCTGACCTACTCTGAAAGTAACTACAAACCTAGAATGGTTGACACTGTAGTTTCGACATtagttaaaaattctaaattatctGAGCAATTAATGTAAACAAGCCTCAGttttcaaaataggaaaaaaattaacgAAAAATTTCTGTAAACATTAAAAAGCTATCTGcaaaaaaattacagtatttaTCATCATCCAGTTGTGTTTACCaagaattcttttagtttttttttcttctgcatattTCAGACATCTAATGAAATGAGACATCTTAGTTTTCCCTAACAGGAACCTCTGCAGAGAAGGGTTTTATAATCAGTTCAACTGCTTTTGCTGAAGTCACCATTTTGGACTTGATATAATCCCTGCGACAATGGACATCACCTAGTTCTTTCTGTAGTGAGGGGAGGTTGTTGCATCATGGCCACATTTTTATCCTGCTCTGTAAGAACAATGCAACTTCCTCTTTTAGAGAGCTCAGCCACATCTCTGAATATATGAAGTTTCACAAGTATTTAAAACCTTATCCTGGTGACTTTTCTATCACTTCATTCTGCtttcaaatgtgaaatatttcaaagttGATGACACCTCCAAcagtcattttgatttttaaaagataagatagCTTTGATTTGATGCTGAACGCTCAGTTTTAAAATCTGAACTTGGAACAAAGTACTGTGGTTAATGAGACCTTGTTGAGAAGGGGTAGGCTAATTTTAGTCATCATTACAATAATTTATAAACTAcgaattttgttttataaattacagaaagggagaaaagaggcttctaatgttctatttttctttttgaagtcgTCTTCATTATTATATCCCTTTGTGCAAATTACATTCAAATAACTACCTTAAAAACGGAccaatattgaatatttaaaaaccagctgaaaattcattaaaattggCTTATTTGAATAAACAATGATTTCTCCCTAGAGAAAGACCCTGTGAGTAACAAACTGTTTTGTGTCACTTCTAATAATCAAGAAAATCCACATTAAGTACCAGTTAGGGAAGAGCAAATGATAGCTCAAATTTCAcattaaactttgaaaaaaaagctaaattttaaatgataacacTATCTAGGTAAATTAGCTACATGGATGGGACAATAAGTGATTTGGttatttataaagaaatcatGTACATTTTCCCAAATCTTCTCTGAAGAACAGGAACTTTCTTTTACCAGGTTGAAGTATGTTCTCCTATGCCAATCTTCCCCTGGCTTCCAGTTCCCCCGTCAAGTGCTCTCTCATAAAAACTAATTTGTAAACCTGGTCCAacaatatattcatttctttgaaatgttgTACTATACATTCACTTGGTATTTTCCAAAAGCAGTTACCCTAACACCAAAGCACCTTAATAACTTCTCTATGCCTCCAGTATACACATGGCATTAAGTGAGAACTTGAATTTCCCTTTAGCTTTGTTTTCATAAaccttttctaaatataaattccTTGAAATGAATCTAGGCAATGAAGTAGGTAAGTTACATTGAATAGCTTCTAGAATCAAAGAAACATTCTGATAGACTgagttttcaaaacatttctttgttttttttataatcattttacttAAGGTATGGACAAATATCTAAAGTTTTTTTCATCCAGTTTGGCTCAGTGACAGTGAAAACATAGAACATTCAAGTACCATTAGGCAAAGGCAGCCCTACAAGGATATGTGTCCACATAGGTCAATTTGCAAAGGAGAACTATCTTAATTATCCTGCAGTATATTTGACCAAAAAACCCTCTTGAAATTGTTTTTACTTTCGGGTCTGTGGCATCCCTCCAGAGGTCCTGAAGATCTTGAACATGTCCATGAGATGTCATCATTTTATTATAGATGCAGGGATGATAAGGAGTTTTACCTTCCCCAGAGAAAAACACATGGTGTTGTggtactatccccattttattgGCACACAGGCCCATGAACACATCATCTATGTAAAGACTTGAGTTAAGCGTCTGTGATGCCTCGTGGACTTTAGCGGCTACGTCACCGGAGATCACGTAGGCGGCTCCAGCAGTATAGTCAGGGTAAGCCGGCCACTGATACATTTCATAGGGGACATAGTATTTGCTGCGTTTGTCTCTTACAGGAGGAGCACCACGATGAACCCGACCAATCCAAAAGTCCTGAACACCCATTTTTTCTAAACTTTGAAGGTATTCAATAAGATTTGGCATATGAATAAAGATGTCATCATCAGCAGTCATAAGAAATTTGGCATGTGGACAAAAGCTGTTTGCCCATCTGAACTGCAGAAGTAATTTAAGAGTAAGATTATAGAAAGAATCAGCAAAGTCTTGCTGAATTAGATCATTGTACATTTGATCTTCCCAAACCAGTTTTCTTTGCAGTTCCCCCCTTGTCAATGGGTTAGTAGGTGTTCCTAGAGCAAACAGAGTTTTGATGTTGGCATTAAGTTGAGACTGAACATACTTCTCATTGCCCCATGTTCTTCTAATCGCATGACGTCGATTGTAGTTTTCAGGAGCAGTTTTTACAAACAGTAAAAGGAGGATGTCTTGTGCCTGACACTTCTCCTCATGGTTAATCAAGTACTGGTAGCGAGTAGCCCCATCTGCACTATGCTTAAGAGACAGGCTGTCATTTACAAAGTCATAGCTGTTTATGAGGTATCTGTAGGAGTAGGACTTCATATGGCTCACAATGTGATTATCGATTGGGTCCCAAAAAAACATGAGGCTTAGTACAAAACAAGTGGCAAAGAGCTGAACAAACTGCCATTTTTTTACTCTTCTGCCACTAACAAACATTCTGACATCCATTCAGGTCTGTTTTTATTTAGGATTGGTTTTGAATGGGCTCTTGCTTCTTCGAGACCACAGAACTGTGTATCTTGCAGAACAGATGTCCATCTTAACAATACATGTTAGTCATTAAAAAAGTAGGAGCTTCttgtttcacaaaatattttcttttaacaccATCTTTTTCTGAGATTGCAAGAAAGAGTGGAACACACTGTAGAATGAGGATGCCAGCACATCACAATTTGCCCACACTGGCATCCTTCGTTAATTTAGGTGATTGGCCTCAGGCAGCTATTCCATGTACTTCTTTT from Vulpes vulpes isolate BD-2025 chromosome 3, VulVul3, whole genome shotgun sequence encodes:
- the B3GNT5 gene encoding lactosylceramide 1,3-N-acetyl-beta-D-glucosaminyltransferase; translated protein: MDVRMFVSGRRVKKWQFVQLFATCFVLSLMFFWDPIDNHIVSHMKSYSYRYLINSYDFVNDSLSLKHSADGATRYQYLINHEEKCQAQDILLLLFVKTAPENYNRRHAIRRTWGNEKYVQSQLNANIKTLFALGTPTNPLTRGELQRKLVWEDQMYNDLIQQDFADSFYNLTLKLLLQFRWANSFCPHAKFLMTADDDIFIHMPNLIEYLQSLEKMGVQDFWIGRVHRGAPPVRDKRSKYYVPYEMYQWPAYPDYTAGAAYVISGDVAAKVHEASQTLNSSLYIDDVFMGLCANKMGIVPQHHVFFSGEGKTPYHPCIYNKMMTSHGHVQDLQDLWRDATDPKVKTISRGFFGQIYCRIIKIVLLCKLTYVDTYPCRAAFA